A genomic window from Corvus hawaiiensis isolate bCorHaw1 chromosome 29, bCorHaw1.pri.cur, whole genome shotgun sequence includes:
- the LOC125318084 gene encoding high affinity immunoglobulin gamma Fc receptor I-like isoform X21, with product MGPPFLMSPLPGTPIPGQPFPSISIPKDSHPGNSRPCNPPLPATPNPENPHHGDPHSPGPPSDVTPPPQHLQFPGHPSLAPYSPQDSKICQHHVPPHTPPCPHPAPTQGHQHVGTRRDLASCPPPRAQVAPAACDSQPGWPGTAGWPGRWRCSCGPRPSASLVSPRGDATSPPRCPHPALALAGWCPLSPAGAQTTQLLVEPPWTPPVLWDRVTLTCQGSGTAAATTWHKDGQRWRLQGPDRFVVTESGTYQCHRPGTGLSPPVSVSNAWLVLQVPARALLEGDTVTLRCRGWQDKPVTSVSFYHEEKQLQRFRDGTELSLSPLRLHHSGRYRCRGSVYYEGWKESAPVTVTVHVPVANATISPGALAQPVRAGDPVTLRCSVQVGSAPVTFTWLRNGSEVARGPLLELGDVHVGHSGTYQCVATNQLGQDGHRVFRALSPELALTVTPRAHWDTACRKPQERAPRAEALYANIARSERLKV from the exons ATGGGACCCCCATTCCTTAtgtcccccctccctgggaCGCCCATCCCAGGACAGCCATTCCCCAGCATCTCCATTCCCAAGGACTCCCATCCTGGTAACTCCCGCCCCTGCaaccctcctctccctgccaccCCAAACCCTGAGAACCCCCACCATGGCGACCCCCATTCCCCTGGACCCCCATCCGATGTGACTCCCCCTCCTCAGCACCTCCAATTCCCAGGACACCCCTCCTTGGCTCCCTACAGCCCCCAAGACTCCAAAATCTGTCAACACCATGTCCCCCCCCATACCCCACCCTGCCCCCACCCTGCCCCCACCCAAGGCCACCAACACGTGGGGACGAGACGTGACCTCGCTTCCTGCCCGCCACCCAGGGCACAAGTGGCCCCGGCAGCGTGTGACAGCCAGCCCGGGTGGCCGGGGACAGCGGGATGGCCGGGAAGGTGGCGCTGCTCCTGTGGG cccagacccTCGGCCTCGCTGGTGAGTCCTCGGGGGGATGCCACGTCCccgccccgctgtccccatcccgcgCTGGCCCTGGCAGGCTGGTGTCCCCTGTCACCCGCAGGCGCCCAGACCACCCAGCTCCTCGTGGAGCCCCCCTGGACGCCGCCGGTGCTGTGGGACCGGGTGACACTGACCTGCCAGGGCTCGGGCACCGCCGCTGCCACCACCTGGCACAAGGACGGGCAGCGCTGGCGGCTGCAGGGACCCGACCGATTCGTTGTCACCGAGAGTGGCACCTACCAGTGTCACAGACCCGGCAccgggctgagcccccccgTGAGCGTCTCCAATG cctggctggtgctgcaggtgccGGCGCGGGCGCTGCTGGAGGGGGACACGGTGACACTGCGCTGCCGGGGCTGGCAGGACAAACCGGTGACCTCGGTGTCCTTCTACCACGAGGAGAAACAACTGCAGAGGTTCCGCGATGGGACcgagctgtccctgtcccctctgcggCTGCACCACAGCGGCCGCTACCGCTGCAGGGGCTCGGTGTATTACGAGGGGTGGAAGGAGTCGGCGccggtgacagtgacagtgcacG TGCCCGTGGCCAATGCCACCATCAGCCCcggtgccctggcacagccggTGCGCGCAGGTGACCCCGTGACCCTGCGCTGCTCGGTGCAGGTGGGCTCAGCCCCTGTCACCTTCACCTGGCTGCGCAATGGCAGCGAGGTGGCTCGGGGTCCCCTCCTGGAGCTCGGGGACGTCCATGTGGGACATTCCGGCACCTACCAGTGCGTGGCCACCAACCAGCTGGGACAGGACGGGCACCGCGTGTTCCGGGCGCTCAGCCCCGAGCTGGCACTGACGGTGACACCGCGGGCACACTGGGACACAG cctgcaggAAGCCCCAGGAAAG GGCTCCCCGGGCCGAGGCGCTTTACGCCAACATCGCGCGCAGCGAGCGGCTGAAGG tTTGA
- the LOC125318084 gene encoding Fc receptor-like protein 4 isoform X18: protein MGPPFLMSPLPGTPIPGQPFPSISIPKDSHPGNSRPCNPPLPATPNPENPHHGDPHSPGPPSDVTPPPQHLQFPGHPSLAPYSPQDSKICQHHVPPHTPPCPHPAPTQGHQHVGTRRDLASCPPPRAQVAPAACDSQPGWPGTAGWPGRWRCSCGPRPSASLVSPRGDATSPPRCPHPALALAGWCPLSPAGAQTTQLLVEPPWTPPVLWDRVTLTCQGSGTAAATTWHKDGQRWRLQGPDRFVVTESGTYQCHRPGTGLSPPVSVSNAWLVLQVPARALLEGDTVTLRCRGWQDKPVTSVSFYHEEKQLQRFRDGTELSLSPLRLHHSGRYRCRGSVYYEGWKESAPVTVTVHVPVANATISPGALAQPVRAGDPVTLRCSVQVGSAPVTFTWLRNGSEVARGPLLELGDVHVGHSGTYQCVATNQLGQDGHRVFRALSPELALTVTPRAHWDTAVAAGVTGSLLFLVLLVGVIVGWHRWQRLACRKPQERAPRAEALYANIARSERLKV, encoded by the exons ATGGGACCCCCATTCCTTAtgtcccccctccctgggaCGCCCATCCCAGGACAGCCATTCCCCAGCATCTCCATTCCCAAGGACTCCCATCCTGGTAACTCCCGCCCCTGCaaccctcctctccctgccaccCCAAACCCTGAGAACCCCCACCATGGCGACCCCCATTCCCCTGGACCCCCATCCGATGTGACTCCCCCTCCTCAGCACCTCCAATTCCCAGGACACCCCTCCTTGGCTCCCTACAGCCCCCAAGACTCCAAAATCTGTCAACACCATGTCCCCCCCCATACCCCACCCTGCCCCCACCCTGCCCCCACCCAAGGCCACCAACACGTGGGGACGAGACGTGACCTCGCTTCCTGCCCGCCACCCAGGGCACAAGTGGCCCCGGCAGCGTGTGACAGCCAGCCCGGGTGGCCGGGGACAGCGGGATGGCCGGGAAGGTGGCGCTGCTCCTGTGGG cccagacccTCGGCCTCGCTGGTGAGTCCTCGGGGGGATGCCACGTCCccgccccgctgtccccatcccgcgCTGGCCCTGGCAGGCTGGTGTCCCCTGTCACCCGCAGGCGCCCAGACCACCCAGCTCCTCGTGGAGCCCCCCTGGACGCCGCCGGTGCTGTGGGACCGGGTGACACTGACCTGCCAGGGCTCGGGCACCGCCGCTGCCACCACCTGGCACAAGGACGGGCAGCGCTGGCGGCTGCAGGGACCCGACCGATTCGTTGTCACCGAGAGTGGCACCTACCAGTGTCACAGACCCGGCAccgggctgagcccccccgTGAGCGTCTCCAATG cctggctggtgctgcaggtgccGGCGCGGGCGCTGCTGGAGGGGGACACGGTGACACTGCGCTGCCGGGGCTGGCAGGACAAACCGGTGACCTCGGTGTCCTTCTACCACGAGGAGAAACAACTGCAGAGGTTCCGCGATGGGACcgagctgtccctgtcccctctgcggCTGCACCACAGCGGCCGCTACCGCTGCAGGGGCTCGGTGTATTACGAGGGGTGGAAGGAGTCGGCGccggtgacagtgacagtgcacG TGCCCGTGGCCAATGCCACCATCAGCCCcggtgccctggcacagccggTGCGCGCAGGTGACCCCGTGACCCTGCGCTGCTCGGTGCAGGTGGGCTCAGCCCCTGTCACCTTCACCTGGCTGCGCAATGGCAGCGAGGTGGCTCGGGGTCCCCTCCTGGAGCTCGGGGACGTCCATGTGGGACATTCCGGCACCTACCAGTGCGTGGCCACCAACCAGCTGGGACAGGACGGGCACCGCGTGTTCCGGGCGCTCAGCCCCGAGCTGGCACTGACGGTGACACCGCGGGCACACTGGGACACAG cagtggctgcaggggTTACCGGGTCTCTCCTGTTCCTGGTCCTGCTCGTGGGTGTCATTGTGGGCTGGCACCGGTGGCAGCGCCTGG cctgcaggAAGCCCCAGGAAAG GGCTCCCCGGGCCGAGGCGCTTTACGCCAACATCGCGCGCAGCGAGCGGCTGAAGG tTTGA
- the LOC125318084 gene encoding Fc receptor-like protein 4 isoform X17: MGPPFLMSPLPGTPIPGQPFPSISIPKDSHPGNSRPCNPPLPATPNPENPHHGDPHSPGPPSDVTPPPQHLQFPGHPSLAPYSPQDSKICQHHVPPHTPPCPHPAPTQGHQHVGTRRDLASCPPPRAQVAPAACDSQPGWPGTAGWPGRWRCSCGPRPSASLVSPRGDATSPPRCPHPALALAGWCPLSPAGAQTTQLLVEPPWTPPVLWDRVTLTCQGSGTAAATTWHKDGQRWRLQGPDRFVVTESGTYQCHRPGTGLSPPVSVSNAWLVLQVPARALLEGDTVTLRCRGWQDKPVTSVSFYHEEKQLQRFRDGTELSLSPLRLHHSGRYRCRGSVYYEGWKESAPVTVTVHVPVANATISPGALAQPVRAGDPVTLRCSVQVGSAPVTFTWLRNGSEVARGPLLELGDVHVGHSGTYQCVATNQLGQDGHRVFRALSPELALTVTPRAHWDTAVAAGVTGSLLFLVLLVGVIVGWHRWQRLASRKHQERAPRAEALYANIARSERLKV, translated from the exons ATGGGACCCCCATTCCTTAtgtcccccctccctgggaCGCCCATCCCAGGACAGCCATTCCCCAGCATCTCCATTCCCAAGGACTCCCATCCTGGTAACTCCCGCCCCTGCaaccctcctctccctgccaccCCAAACCCTGAGAACCCCCACCATGGCGACCCCCATTCCCCTGGACCCCCATCCGATGTGACTCCCCCTCCTCAGCACCTCCAATTCCCAGGACACCCCTCCTTGGCTCCCTACAGCCCCCAAGACTCCAAAATCTGTCAACACCATGTCCCCCCCCATACCCCACCCTGCCCCCACCCTGCCCCCACCCAAGGCCACCAACACGTGGGGACGAGACGTGACCTCGCTTCCTGCCCGCCACCCAGGGCACAAGTGGCCCCGGCAGCGTGTGACAGCCAGCCCGGGTGGCCGGGGACAGCGGGATGGCCGGGAAGGTGGCGCTGCTCCTGTGGG cccagacccTCGGCCTCGCTGGTGAGTCCTCGGGGGGATGCCACGTCCccgccccgctgtccccatcccgcgCTGGCCCTGGCAGGCTGGTGTCCCCTGTCACCCGCAGGCGCCCAGACCACCCAGCTCCTCGTGGAGCCCCCCTGGACGCCGCCGGTGCTGTGGGACCGGGTGACACTGACCTGCCAGGGCTCGGGCACCGCCGCTGCCACCACCTGGCACAAGGACGGGCAGCGCTGGCGGCTGCAGGGACCCGACCGATTCGTTGTCACCGAGAGTGGCACCTACCAGTGTCACAGACCCGGCAccgggctgagcccccccgTGAGCGTCTCCAATG cctggctggtgctgcaggtgccGGCGCGGGCGCTGCTGGAGGGGGACACGGTGACACTGCGCTGCCGGGGCTGGCAGGACAAACCGGTGACCTCGGTGTCCTTCTACCACGAGGAGAAACAACTGCAGAGGTTCCGCGATGGGACcgagctgtccctgtcccctctgcggCTGCACCACAGCGGCCGCTACCGCTGCAGGGGCTCGGTGTATTACGAGGGGTGGAAGGAGTCGGCGccggtgacagtgacagtgcacG TGCCCGTGGCCAATGCCACCATCAGCCCcggtgccctggcacagccggTGCGCGCAGGTGACCCCGTGACCCTGCGCTGCTCGGTGCAGGTGGGCTCAGCCCCTGTCACCTTCACCTGGCTGCGCAATGGCAGCGAGGTGGCTCGGGGTCCCCTCCTGGAGCTCGGGGACGTCCATGTGGGACATTCCGGCACCTACCAGTGCGTGGCCACCAACCAGCTGGGACAGGACGGGCACCGCGTGTTCCGGGCGCTCAGCCCCGAGCTGGCACTGACGGTGACACCGCGGGCACACTGGGACACAG cagtggctgcaggggTTACCGGGTCTCTCCTGTTCCTGGTCCTGCTCGTGGGTGTCATTGTGGGCTGGCACCGGTGGCAGCGCCTGG cctccAGGAAGCACCAGGAAAG GGCTCCCCGGGCCGAGGCGCTTTACGCCAACATCGCGCGCAGCGAGCGGCTGAAGG tTTGA
- the LOC125318084 gene encoding high affinity immunoglobulin gamma Fc receptor I-like isoform X19, which yields MGPPFLMSPLPGTPIPGQPFPSISIPKDSHPGNSRPCNPPLPATPNPENPHHGDPHSPGPPSDVTPPPQHLQFPGHPSLAPYSPQDSKICQHHVPPHTPPCPHPAPTQGHQHVGTRRDLASCPPPRAQVAPAACDSQPGWPGTAGWPGRWRCSCGPRPSASLVSPRGDATSPPRCPHPALALAGWCPLSPAGAQTTQLLVEPPWTPPVLWDRVTLTCQGSGTAAATTWHKDGQRWRLQGPDRFVVTESGTYQCHRPGTGLSPPVSVSNAWLVLQVPARALLEGDTVTLRCRGWQDKPVTSVSFYHEEKQLQRFRDGTELSLSPLRLHHSGRYRCRGSVYYEGWKESAPVTVTVHVPVANATISPGALAQPVRAGDPVTLRCSVQVGSAPVTFTWLRNGSEVARGPLLELGDVHVGHSGTYQCVATNQLGQDGHRVFRALSPELALTVTPRAHWDTASRKHQERGPPARPPRDPQVTNTELRGPHWRLRERGGIYENVP from the exons ATGGGACCCCCATTCCTTAtgtcccccctccctgggaCGCCCATCCCAGGACAGCCATTCCCCAGCATCTCCATTCCCAAGGACTCCCATCCTGGTAACTCCCGCCCCTGCaaccctcctctccctgccaccCCAAACCCTGAGAACCCCCACCATGGCGACCCCCATTCCCCTGGACCCCCATCCGATGTGACTCCCCCTCCTCAGCACCTCCAATTCCCAGGACACCCCTCCTTGGCTCCCTACAGCCCCCAAGACTCCAAAATCTGTCAACACCATGTCCCCCCCCATACCCCACCCTGCCCCCACCCTGCCCCCACCCAAGGCCACCAACACGTGGGGACGAGACGTGACCTCGCTTCCTGCCCGCCACCCAGGGCACAAGTGGCCCCGGCAGCGTGTGACAGCCAGCCCGGGTGGCCGGGGACAGCGGGATGGCCGGGAAGGTGGCGCTGCTCCTGTGGG cccagacccTCGGCCTCGCTGGTGAGTCCTCGGGGGGATGCCACGTCCccgccccgctgtccccatcccgcgCTGGCCCTGGCAGGCTGGTGTCCCCTGTCACCCGCAGGCGCCCAGACCACCCAGCTCCTCGTGGAGCCCCCCTGGACGCCGCCGGTGCTGTGGGACCGGGTGACACTGACCTGCCAGGGCTCGGGCACCGCCGCTGCCACCACCTGGCACAAGGACGGGCAGCGCTGGCGGCTGCAGGGACCCGACCGATTCGTTGTCACCGAGAGTGGCACCTACCAGTGTCACAGACCCGGCAccgggctgagcccccccgTGAGCGTCTCCAATG cctggctggtgctgcaggtgccGGCGCGGGCGCTGCTGGAGGGGGACACGGTGACACTGCGCTGCCGGGGCTGGCAGGACAAACCGGTGACCTCGGTGTCCTTCTACCACGAGGAGAAACAACTGCAGAGGTTCCGCGATGGGACcgagctgtccctgtcccctctgcggCTGCACCACAGCGGCCGCTACCGCTGCAGGGGCTCGGTGTATTACGAGGGGTGGAAGGAGTCGGCGccggtgacagtgacagtgcacG TGCCCGTGGCCAATGCCACCATCAGCCCcggtgccctggcacagccggTGCGCGCAGGTGACCCCGTGACCCTGCGCTGCTCGGTGCAGGTGGGCTCAGCCCCTGTCACCTTCACCTGGCTGCGCAATGGCAGCGAGGTGGCTCGGGGTCCCCTCCTGGAGCTCGGGGACGTCCATGTGGGACATTCCGGCACCTACCAGTGCGTGGCCACCAACCAGCTGGGACAGGACGGGCACCGCGTGTTCCGGGCGCTCAGCCCCGAGCTGGCACTGACGGTGACACCGCGGGCACACTGGGACACAG cctccAGGAAGCACCAGGAAAG ggGACCCCCAGCCcgccccccccgggacccccaagTGACCAACACTGAGCTGCGGGGACCCCATTGGCGACTGCGGGAGCGCGGTGGCATCTACGAGAATGTGCCGTga
- the LOC125318084 gene encoding Fc receptor-like protein 4 isoform X14, whose protein sequence is MGPPFLMSPLPGTPIPGQPFPSISIPKDSHPGNSRPCNPPLPATPNPENPHHGDPHSPGPPSDVTPPPQHLQFPGHPSLAPYSPQDSKICQHHVPPHTPPCPHPAPTQGHQHVGTRRDLASCPPPRAQVAPAACDSQPGWPGTAGWPGRWRCSCGPRPSASLVSPRGDATSPPRCPHPALALAGWCPLSPAGAQTTQLLVEPPWTPPVLWDRVTLTCQGSGTAAATTWHKDGQRWRLQGPDRFVVTESGTYQCHRPGTGLSPPVSVSNAWLVLQVPARALLEGDTVTLRCRGWQDKPVTSVSFYHEEKQLQRFRDGTELSLSPLRLHHSGRYRCRGSVYYEGWKESAPVTVTVHVPVANATISPGALAQPVRAGDPVTLRCSVQVGSAPVTFTWLRNGSEVARGPLLELGDVHVGHSGTYQCVATNQLGQDGHRVFRALSPELALTVTPRAHWDTAVAAGVTGSLLFLVLLVGVIVGWHRWQRLASRKHQERGPPARPPRDPQVTNTELRGPHWRLRERGGIYENVP, encoded by the exons ATGGGACCCCCATTCCTTAtgtcccccctccctgggaCGCCCATCCCAGGACAGCCATTCCCCAGCATCTCCATTCCCAAGGACTCCCATCCTGGTAACTCCCGCCCCTGCaaccctcctctccctgccaccCCAAACCCTGAGAACCCCCACCATGGCGACCCCCATTCCCCTGGACCCCCATCCGATGTGACTCCCCCTCCTCAGCACCTCCAATTCCCAGGACACCCCTCCTTGGCTCCCTACAGCCCCCAAGACTCCAAAATCTGTCAACACCATGTCCCCCCCCATACCCCACCCTGCCCCCACCCTGCCCCCACCCAAGGCCACCAACACGTGGGGACGAGACGTGACCTCGCTTCCTGCCCGCCACCCAGGGCACAAGTGGCCCCGGCAGCGTGTGACAGCCAGCCCGGGTGGCCGGGGACAGCGGGATGGCCGGGAAGGTGGCGCTGCTCCTGTGGG cccagacccTCGGCCTCGCTGGTGAGTCCTCGGGGGGATGCCACGTCCccgccccgctgtccccatcccgcgCTGGCCCTGGCAGGCTGGTGTCCCCTGTCACCCGCAGGCGCCCAGACCACCCAGCTCCTCGTGGAGCCCCCCTGGACGCCGCCGGTGCTGTGGGACCGGGTGACACTGACCTGCCAGGGCTCGGGCACCGCCGCTGCCACCACCTGGCACAAGGACGGGCAGCGCTGGCGGCTGCAGGGACCCGACCGATTCGTTGTCACCGAGAGTGGCACCTACCAGTGTCACAGACCCGGCAccgggctgagcccccccgTGAGCGTCTCCAATG cctggctggtgctgcaggtgccGGCGCGGGCGCTGCTGGAGGGGGACACGGTGACACTGCGCTGCCGGGGCTGGCAGGACAAACCGGTGACCTCGGTGTCCTTCTACCACGAGGAGAAACAACTGCAGAGGTTCCGCGATGGGACcgagctgtccctgtcccctctgcggCTGCACCACAGCGGCCGCTACCGCTGCAGGGGCTCGGTGTATTACGAGGGGTGGAAGGAGTCGGCGccggtgacagtgacagtgcacG TGCCCGTGGCCAATGCCACCATCAGCCCcggtgccctggcacagccggTGCGCGCAGGTGACCCCGTGACCCTGCGCTGCTCGGTGCAGGTGGGCTCAGCCCCTGTCACCTTCACCTGGCTGCGCAATGGCAGCGAGGTGGCTCGGGGTCCCCTCCTGGAGCTCGGGGACGTCCATGTGGGACATTCCGGCACCTACCAGTGCGTGGCCACCAACCAGCTGGGACAGGACGGGCACCGCGTGTTCCGGGCGCTCAGCCCCGAGCTGGCACTGACGGTGACACCGCGGGCACACTGGGACACAG cagtggctgcaggggTTACCGGGTCTCTCCTGTTCCTGGTCCTGCTCGTGGGTGTCATTGTGGGCTGGCACCGGTGGCAGCGCCTGG cctccAGGAAGCACCAGGAAAG ggGACCCCCAGCCcgccccccccgggacccccaagTGACCAACACTGAGCTGCGGGGACCCCATTGGCGACTGCGGGAGCGCGGTGGCATCTACGAGAATGTGCCGTga
- the LOC125318084 gene encoding high affinity immunoglobulin gamma Fc receptor I-like isoform X20, with translation MGPPFLMSPLPGTPIPGQPFPSISIPKDSHPGNSRPCNPPLPATPNPENPHHGDPHSPGPPSDVTPPPQHLQFPGHPSLAPYSPQDSKICQHHVPPHTPPCPHPAPTQGHQHVGTRRDLASCPPPRAQVAPAACDSQPGWPGTAGWPGRWRCSCGPRPSASLVSPRGDATSPPRCPHPALALAGWCPLSPAGAQTTQLLVEPPWTPPVLWDRVTLTCQGSGTAAATTWHKDGQRWRLQGPDRFVVTESGTYQCHRPGTGLSPPVSVSNAWLVLQVPARALLEGDTVTLRCRGWQDKPVTSVSFYHEEKQLQRFRDGTELSLSPLRLHHSGRYRCRGSVYYEGWKESAPVTVTVHVPVANATISPGALAQPVRAGDPVTLRCSVQVGSAPVTFTWLRNGSEVARGPLLELGDVHVGHSGTYQCVATNQLGQDGHRVFRALSPELALTVTPRAHWDTASRKHQERAPRAEALYANIARSERLKGDPQPAPPGTPK, from the exons ATGGGACCCCCATTCCTTAtgtcccccctccctgggaCGCCCATCCCAGGACAGCCATTCCCCAGCATCTCCATTCCCAAGGACTCCCATCCTGGTAACTCCCGCCCCTGCaaccctcctctccctgccaccCCAAACCCTGAGAACCCCCACCATGGCGACCCCCATTCCCCTGGACCCCCATCCGATGTGACTCCCCCTCCTCAGCACCTCCAATTCCCAGGACACCCCTCCTTGGCTCCCTACAGCCCCCAAGACTCCAAAATCTGTCAACACCATGTCCCCCCCCATACCCCACCCTGCCCCCACCCTGCCCCCACCCAAGGCCACCAACACGTGGGGACGAGACGTGACCTCGCTTCCTGCCCGCCACCCAGGGCACAAGTGGCCCCGGCAGCGTGTGACAGCCAGCCCGGGTGGCCGGGGACAGCGGGATGGCCGGGAAGGTGGCGCTGCTCCTGTGGG cccagacccTCGGCCTCGCTGGTGAGTCCTCGGGGGGATGCCACGTCCccgccccgctgtccccatcccgcgCTGGCCCTGGCAGGCTGGTGTCCCCTGTCACCCGCAGGCGCCCAGACCACCCAGCTCCTCGTGGAGCCCCCCTGGACGCCGCCGGTGCTGTGGGACCGGGTGACACTGACCTGCCAGGGCTCGGGCACCGCCGCTGCCACCACCTGGCACAAGGACGGGCAGCGCTGGCGGCTGCAGGGACCCGACCGATTCGTTGTCACCGAGAGTGGCACCTACCAGTGTCACAGACCCGGCAccgggctgagcccccccgTGAGCGTCTCCAATG cctggctggtgctgcaggtgccGGCGCGGGCGCTGCTGGAGGGGGACACGGTGACACTGCGCTGCCGGGGCTGGCAGGACAAACCGGTGACCTCGGTGTCCTTCTACCACGAGGAGAAACAACTGCAGAGGTTCCGCGATGGGACcgagctgtccctgtcccctctgcggCTGCACCACAGCGGCCGCTACCGCTGCAGGGGCTCGGTGTATTACGAGGGGTGGAAGGAGTCGGCGccggtgacagtgacagtgcacG TGCCCGTGGCCAATGCCACCATCAGCCCcggtgccctggcacagccggTGCGCGCAGGTGACCCCGTGACCCTGCGCTGCTCGGTGCAGGTGGGCTCAGCCCCTGTCACCTTCACCTGGCTGCGCAATGGCAGCGAGGTGGCTCGGGGTCCCCTCCTGGAGCTCGGGGACGTCCATGTGGGACATTCCGGCACCTACCAGTGCGTGGCCACCAACCAGCTGGGACAGGACGGGCACCGCGTGTTCCGGGCGCTCAGCCCCGAGCTGGCACTGACGGTGACACCGCGGGCACACTGGGACACAG cctccAGGAAGCACCAGGAAAG GGCTCCCCGGGCCGAGGCGCTTTACGCCAACATCGCGCGCAGCGAGCGGCTGAAGG ggGACCCCCAGCCcgccccccccgggacccccaagTGA
- the LOC125318084 gene encoding Fc receptor-like protein 4 isoform X15 has translation MGPPFLMSPLPGTPIPGQPFPSISIPKDSHPGNSRPCNPPLPATPNPENPHHGDPHSPGPPSDVTPPPQHLQFPGHPSLAPYSPQDSKICQHHVPPHTPPCPHPAPTQGHQHVGTRRDLASCPPPRAQVAPAACDSQPGWPGTAGWPGRWRCSCGPRPSASLVSPRGDATSPPRCPHPALALAGWCPLSPAGAQTTQLLVEPPWTPPVLWDRVTLTCQGSGTAAATTWHKDGQRWRLQGPDRFVVTESGTYQCHRPGTGLSPPVSVSNAWLVLQVPARALLEGDTVTLRCRGWQDKPVTSVSFYHEEKQLQRFRDGTELSLSPLRLHHSGRYRCRGSVYYEGWKESAPVTVTVHVPVANATISPGALAQPVRAGDPVTLRCSVQVGSAPVTFTWLRNGSEVARGPLLELGDVHVGHSGTYQCVATNQLGQDGHRVFRALSPELALTVTPRAHWDTAVAAGVTGSLLFLVLLVGVIVGWHRWQRLASRKHQERAPRAEALYANIARSERLKGDPQPAPPGTPK, from the exons ATGGGACCCCCATTCCTTAtgtcccccctccctgggaCGCCCATCCCAGGACAGCCATTCCCCAGCATCTCCATTCCCAAGGACTCCCATCCTGGTAACTCCCGCCCCTGCaaccctcctctccctgccaccCCAAACCCTGAGAACCCCCACCATGGCGACCCCCATTCCCCTGGACCCCCATCCGATGTGACTCCCCCTCCTCAGCACCTCCAATTCCCAGGACACCCCTCCTTGGCTCCCTACAGCCCCCAAGACTCCAAAATCTGTCAACACCATGTCCCCCCCCATACCCCACCCTGCCCCCACCCTGCCCCCACCCAAGGCCACCAACACGTGGGGACGAGACGTGACCTCGCTTCCTGCCCGCCACCCAGGGCACAAGTGGCCCCGGCAGCGTGTGACAGCCAGCCCGGGTGGCCGGGGACAGCGGGATGGCCGGGAAGGTGGCGCTGCTCCTGTGGG cccagacccTCGGCCTCGCTGGTGAGTCCTCGGGGGGATGCCACGTCCccgccccgctgtccccatcccgcgCTGGCCCTGGCAGGCTGGTGTCCCCTGTCACCCGCAGGCGCCCAGACCACCCAGCTCCTCGTGGAGCCCCCCTGGACGCCGCCGGTGCTGTGGGACCGGGTGACACTGACCTGCCAGGGCTCGGGCACCGCCGCTGCCACCACCTGGCACAAGGACGGGCAGCGCTGGCGGCTGCAGGGACCCGACCGATTCGTTGTCACCGAGAGTGGCACCTACCAGTGTCACAGACCCGGCAccgggctgagcccccccgTGAGCGTCTCCAATG cctggctggtgctgcaggtgccGGCGCGGGCGCTGCTGGAGGGGGACACGGTGACACTGCGCTGCCGGGGCTGGCAGGACAAACCGGTGACCTCGGTGTCCTTCTACCACGAGGAGAAACAACTGCAGAGGTTCCGCGATGGGACcgagctgtccctgtcccctctgcggCTGCACCACAGCGGCCGCTACCGCTGCAGGGGCTCGGTGTATTACGAGGGGTGGAAGGAGTCGGCGccggtgacagtgacagtgcacG TGCCCGTGGCCAATGCCACCATCAGCCCcggtgccctggcacagccggTGCGCGCAGGTGACCCCGTGACCCTGCGCTGCTCGGTGCAGGTGGGCTCAGCCCCTGTCACCTTCACCTGGCTGCGCAATGGCAGCGAGGTGGCTCGGGGTCCCCTCCTGGAGCTCGGGGACGTCCATGTGGGACATTCCGGCACCTACCAGTGCGTGGCCACCAACCAGCTGGGACAGGACGGGCACCGCGTGTTCCGGGCGCTCAGCCCCGAGCTGGCACTGACGGTGACACCGCGGGCACACTGGGACACAG cagtggctgcaggggTTACCGGGTCTCTCCTGTTCCTGGTCCTGCTCGTGGGTGTCATTGTGGGCTGGCACCGGTGGCAGCGCCTGG cctccAGGAAGCACCAGGAAAG GGCTCCCCGGGCCGAGGCGCTTTACGCCAACATCGCGCGCAGCGAGCGGCTGAAGG ggGACCCCCAGCCcgccccccccgggacccccaagTGA